A region from the Sander vitreus isolate 19-12246 chromosome 1, sanVit1, whole genome shotgun sequence genome encodes:
- the LOC144518799 gene encoding uncharacterized protein LOC144518799, protein MELKRPVRDRISLVLLILGIITTALSGQTLDCTNDYESLVFCRFEAQNCTEYNLTFRSNSGYGEKHSNFKPCDTAQCCSVHQEEILVVGESFTATVRKGGNHIKSKIINITDSIKPKTPTIVSVNESNGNFHVKWKKNVKKSLRDNLTANVTYHKKGDAEKVSANVKSTALDEFGYHEILGRHLEPNTTYAVSVKSYLSLSEKFSESSEEWEFTTRNSMEPTSSTVLPLVIIISLSFAAIIISAAINGCYVKLKTKWQDTVAKCPNPKLLIMHPGEQEVLKPVHPIISSVCVEPLVPDDSKPWSKESLRDTSSGSLQQSSGISTGSSGLSYANTEPNVIACVQDALLKALPNISPISHFITNSFTEVNQDSGLLSLSYNPCCVRADDMSSGSCGFENKTYSILIPSGPHQNLTDAEMLCDCAYHPSAGDVTCVDQHAPACPLVNFPPVVLSLMPTDMSYQQSNADPGGFSYAEDSSLSSVSSGTNTIALCDPVSRVEGGCESFDEAACGGTKLHGKTEGAIICDENPCYGCAPAGSHSFPPVDDGYQAFQNLVEQPDILFSEERSGEKEECLNRYPEDSFTKMPQSFLSPVVQGVINNVQGDQCLSELQRPFLSLIPAHQSMPLITDSGYQSV, encoded by the exons ATGGAGTTAAAGAG GCCAGTTCGCGATAGGATATCCTTGGTCCTTCTTATTTTGGGGATTATTACAACAGCTCTCTCTG GCCAAACTCTTGACTGTACCAACGACTATGAGTCACTGGTGTTTTGCCGCTTTGAAGCGCAAAACTGCACTGAATACAATTTGACTTTCCGGAGCAACAGCGGATACGG GGAGAAGCATAGCAATTTTAAACCGTGTGACACTGCACAGTGTTGCTCTGTCCACCAAGAAGAGATACTTGTTGTAGGGGAGTCTTTTACAGCCACAGTTAGGAAAGGAGGCAATCACATAAAGTCCAAAATCATCAACATCACAGACAGCA TAAAGCCCAAAACCCCAACAATTGTCTCAGTGAACGAATCAAATGGGAATTTTCATGTCAAGTGGAAGAAGAACGTGAAGAAAAGTTTAAGAGATAACTTGACTGCTAATGTGACTTACCATAAAAAAGGAGACGCAGAAAAG GTGTCTGCTAATGTCAAATCAACTGCTCTCGACGAATTTGGTTACCATGAAATACTTGGTCGACACTTGGAGCCAAATACAACATATGCGGTCAGCGTGAAAAGCTACCTATCCTTGAGTGAAAAGTTCAGTGAAAGTAGTGAAGAGTGGGAATTCACAACCC gaaacagtaTGGAGCCCACGTCCTCCACTGTCCTGCCCTTGGTTATCATCATCAGCCTCAGTTTTGCTGCAATCATCATCAGCGCTGCTATAAATGGCTGTTATGTAAA GCTCAAAACTAAGTGGCAGGACACAGTTGCCAAATGTCCAAATCCTAAACTTCTAATTATGCATCCAGGCGAGCAAGAG GTCTTGAAGCCTGTGCATCCCATCATCTCCTCTGTCTGTGTTGAGCCCCTTGTTCCAGATGACAGCAAACCATG GTCAAAGGAGTCTCTGAGAGACACTAGCAGTGGGAGCCTTCAGCAAAGCAGTGGAATCAGTACCGGCTCTTCTGGTCTCAGTTATGCTAATACAGAACCTAACGTTATAGCCTGTGTTCAGGATGCCCTTCTTAAAGCCCTCCCCAACATCAGCCCGATATCACATTTTATCACCAATTCATTTACAGAAGTAAACCAAGACAGTGGTTTGCTCTCCCTTTCCTACAACCCTTGTTGTGTCAGAGCTGATGACATGAGTTCTGGATCATGTGgctttgaaaataaaacctaCTCCATCCTCATTCCCAGCGGCCCACATCAGAATCTGACGGACGCTGAAATGCTTTGTGACTGTGCATACCATCCTAGTGCGGGTGACGTGACCTGTGTTGACCAACACGCACCAGCTTGTCCGCTTGTTAATTTTCCACCAGTGGTTTTATCTCTCATGCCGACAGACATGTCATATCAGCAAAGCAATGCAGATCCTGGGGGATTTTCATATGCAGAAGACTCCAGTTTGTCCTCCGTCTCTAGTGGCACCAACACGATTGCGTTATGTGATCCTGTGTCCAGAGTCGAGGGCGGGTGTGAGAGCTTCGATGAGGCTGCCTGTGGTGGGACAAAGCTACATGGAAAAACTGAAGGGGCAATTATATGTGATGAAAACCCCTGCTACGGCTGTGCGCCTGCAGGCTCACACAGCTTTCCTCCAGTGGATGACGGCTACCAGGCATTTCAGAATCTGGTGGAGCAGCCTGATATTTTGTTTTCAGAGGAGAGAAGTGGTGAGAAAGAGGAATGTTTGAACAGATACCCAGAGGACTCATTCACCAAGATGCCTCAAAGCTTCTTAAGCCCAGTTGTCCAAGGTGTCATTAACAATGTTCAGGGTGACCAGTGTCTCTCTGAGCTCCAAAGACCTTTTCTCTCTTTGATCCCTGCTCACCAGTCTATGCCACTAATCACAGACAGTGGCTATCAGAGTGTGTAG
- the LOC144518808 gene encoding uncharacterized protein LOC144518808 isoform X2: MQQPGRLRLRPWLEEQIQSGRYPGVSWLDQSARIFQIPWKHAARHGWSIDRDATLFRSWAMHTGRNPKPKQTVFQLHGRYHPGKDKPDPKTWKANFRCALNSLSDICELREHSRKRGSNAYRVYRMMPSTQTHRRRRGLRLISRPRERQASLGDDTHTTHAWQPTTTRPISDTPQKVETHAEDIFGNAQTHGMWEAKPEDQEQNEAVFKLMDHLSNTDVWNQTGEQRGWRTHTLWDHWHCAGDDNPYSLHTENYSDLFGPNYIKELSDWSTHQQTLMP, translated from the exons ATGCAACAACCAGGCCGGCTGAGGCTGAGGCCGTGGCTGGAGGAGCAGATTCAGTCTGGGAGGTATCCAGGAGTTAGCTGGCTGGACCAG TCAGCACGGATCTTTCAAATCCCGTGGAAACATGCCGCTCGTCATGGATGGAGTATTGACCGAGATGCTACACTCTTCAGGAGTTGGGCCATGCACACTGGTAGGAACcccaaaccaaaacaaactgtGTTCCAGCTGCATG GACGATATCATCCAGGCAAAGACAAGCCAGATCCCAAGACATGGAAGGCAAATTTCCGCTGTGCCTTGAATTCTCTGTCTGACATCTGTGAGCTGCGGGAGCACAGCAGGAAGAGAGGCAGCAATGCCTACAGAGTCTACAGGATGATGcccagcacacaaacacacagacgcagGAGAG GGTTGAGGTTGATAAGCAGGCCTCGAGAAAGACAGGCGAGTTTAGGTGATGATACACACACCACGCATGCCTGGCAACCCACAACAACAAGACCCATTTCAGACACACCACAGAAGGTGGAGACCCATGCAGAGGACATATTTGGTAATGCCCAAACGCATG gtATGTGGGAGGCCAAACCAGAGGACCAGGAGCAGAATGAGGCTGTATTTAAG TTGATGGACCACTTAAGCAACACTGATGTCTGGAACCAGACTGGGGAGCAGAGAGgatggagaacacacacactgtgggaCCACTGGCACT GTGCTGGTGATGATAACCCGTATTCTCTGCACACAGAGAACTACAGTGATCTGTTTGGTCCAAACTACATCAAGgagctctctgattggtccacaCATCAGCAAACACTCATGCCGTAG
- the LOC144518808 gene encoding uncharacterized protein LOC144518808 isoform X1 translates to MQQPGRLRLRPWLEEQIQSGRYPGVSWLDQSARIFQIPWKHAARHGWSIDRDATLFRSWAMHTGRNPKPKQTVFQLHGRYHPGKDKPDPKTWKANFRCALNSLSDICELREHSRKRGSNAYRVYRMMPSTQTHRRRRGLRLISRPRERQASLGDDTHTTHAWQPTTTRPISDTPQKVETHAEDIFGNAQTHGMWEAKPEDQEQNEAVFKLMDHLSNTDVWNQTGEQRGWRTHTLWDHWHLVLCSSGAGDDNPYSLHTENYSDLFGPNYIKELSDWSTHQQTLMP, encoded by the exons ATGCAACAACCAGGCCGGCTGAGGCTGAGGCCGTGGCTGGAGGAGCAGATTCAGTCTGGGAGGTATCCAGGAGTTAGCTGGCTGGACCAG TCAGCACGGATCTTTCAAATCCCGTGGAAACATGCCGCTCGTCATGGATGGAGTATTGACCGAGATGCTACACTCTTCAGGAGTTGGGCCATGCACACTGGTAGGAACcccaaaccaaaacaaactgtGTTCCAGCTGCATG GACGATATCATCCAGGCAAAGACAAGCCAGATCCCAAGACATGGAAGGCAAATTTCCGCTGTGCCTTGAATTCTCTGTCTGACATCTGTGAGCTGCGGGAGCACAGCAGGAAGAGAGGCAGCAATGCCTACAGAGTCTACAGGATGATGcccagcacacaaacacacagacgcagGAGAG GGTTGAGGTTGATAAGCAGGCCTCGAGAAAGACAGGCGAGTTTAGGTGATGATACACACACCACGCATGCCTGGCAACCCACAACAACAAGACCCATTTCAGACACACCACAGAAGGTGGAGACCCATGCAGAGGACATATTTGGTAATGCCCAAACGCATG gtATGTGGGAGGCCAAACCAGAGGACCAGGAGCAGAATGAGGCTGTATTTAAG TTGATGGACCACTTAAGCAACACTGATGTCTGGAACCAGACTGGGGAGCAGAGAGgatggagaacacacacactgtgggaCCACTGGCACT tgGTTTTGTGCTCCTCAGGTGCTGGTGATGATAACCCGTATTCTCTGCACACAGAGAACTACAGTGATCTGTTTGGTCCAAACTACATCAAGgagctctctgattggtccacaCATCAGCAAACACTCATGCCGTAG
- the LOC144518808 gene encoding uncharacterized protein LOC144518808 isoform X3, whose translation MQQPGRLRLRPWLEEQIQSGRYPGVSWLDQSARIFQIPWKHAARHGWSIDRDATLFRSWAMHTGRNPKPKQTVFQLHGRYHPGKDKPDPKTWKANFRCALNSLSDICELREHSRKRGSNAYRVYRMMPSTQTHRRRRGLRLISRPRERQASLGDDTHTTHAWQPTTTRPISDTPQKVETHAEDIFGMWEAKPEDQEQNEAVFKLMDHLSNTDVWNQTGEQRGWRTHTLWDHWHLVLCSSGAGDDNPYSLHTENYSDLFGPNYIKELSDWSTHQQTLMP comes from the exons ATGCAACAACCAGGCCGGCTGAGGCTGAGGCCGTGGCTGGAGGAGCAGATTCAGTCTGGGAGGTATCCAGGAGTTAGCTGGCTGGACCAG TCAGCACGGATCTTTCAAATCCCGTGGAAACATGCCGCTCGTCATGGATGGAGTATTGACCGAGATGCTACACTCTTCAGGAGTTGGGCCATGCACACTGGTAGGAACcccaaaccaaaacaaactgtGTTCCAGCTGCATG GACGATATCATCCAGGCAAAGACAAGCCAGATCCCAAGACATGGAAGGCAAATTTCCGCTGTGCCTTGAATTCTCTGTCTGACATCTGTGAGCTGCGGGAGCACAGCAGGAAGAGAGGCAGCAATGCCTACAGAGTCTACAGGATGATGcccagcacacaaacacacagacgcagGAGAG GGTTGAGGTTGATAAGCAGGCCTCGAGAAAGACAGGCGAGTTTAGGTGATGATACACACACCACGCATGCCTGGCAACCCACAACAACAAGACCCATTTCAGACACACCACAGAAGGTGGAGACCCATGCAGAGGACATATTTG gtATGTGGGAGGCCAAACCAGAGGACCAGGAGCAGAATGAGGCTGTATTTAAG TTGATGGACCACTTAAGCAACACTGATGTCTGGAACCAGACTGGGGAGCAGAGAGgatggagaacacacacactgtgggaCCACTGGCACT tgGTTTTGTGCTCCTCAGGTGCTGGTGATGATAACCCGTATTCTCTGCACACAGAGAACTACAGTGATCTGTTTGGTCCAAACTACATCAAGgagctctctgattggtccacaCATCAGCAAACACTCATGCCGTAG
- the LOC144518808 gene encoding uncharacterized protein LOC144518808 isoform X4 produces MQQPGRLRLRPWLEEQIQSGRYPGVSWLDQSARIFQIPWKHAARHGWSIDRDATLFRSWAMHTGRYHPGKDKPDPKTWKANFRCALNSLSDICELREHSRKRGSNAYRVYRMMPSTQTHRRRRGLRLISRPRERQASLGDDTHTTHAWQPTTTRPISDTPQKVETHAEDIFGNAQTHGMWEAKPEDQEQNEAVFKLMDHLSNTDVWNQTGEQRGWRTHTLWDHWHLVLCSSGAGDDNPYSLHTENYSDLFGPNYIKELSDWSTHQQTLMP; encoded by the exons ATGCAACAACCAGGCCGGCTGAGGCTGAGGCCGTGGCTGGAGGAGCAGATTCAGTCTGGGAGGTATCCAGGAGTTAGCTGGCTGGACCAG TCAGCACGGATCTTTCAAATCCCGTGGAAACATGCCGCTCGTCATGGATGGAGTATTGACCGAGATGCTACACTCTTCAGGAGTTGGGCCATGCACACTG GACGATATCATCCAGGCAAAGACAAGCCAGATCCCAAGACATGGAAGGCAAATTTCCGCTGTGCCTTGAATTCTCTGTCTGACATCTGTGAGCTGCGGGAGCACAGCAGGAAGAGAGGCAGCAATGCCTACAGAGTCTACAGGATGATGcccagcacacaaacacacagacgcagGAGAG GGTTGAGGTTGATAAGCAGGCCTCGAGAAAGACAGGCGAGTTTAGGTGATGATACACACACCACGCATGCCTGGCAACCCACAACAACAAGACCCATTTCAGACACACCACAGAAGGTGGAGACCCATGCAGAGGACATATTTGGTAATGCCCAAACGCATG gtATGTGGGAGGCCAAACCAGAGGACCAGGAGCAGAATGAGGCTGTATTTAAG TTGATGGACCACTTAAGCAACACTGATGTCTGGAACCAGACTGGGGAGCAGAGAGgatggagaacacacacactgtgggaCCACTGGCACT tgGTTTTGTGCTCCTCAGGTGCTGGTGATGATAACCCGTATTCTCTGCACACAGAGAACTACAGTGATCTGTTTGGTCCAAACTACATCAAGgagctctctgattggtccacaCATCAGCAAACACTCATGCCGTAG
- the LOC144518808 gene encoding uncharacterized protein LOC144518808 isoform X5: protein MQQPGRLRLRPWLEEQIQSGRYPGVSWLDQSARIFQIPWKHAARHGWSIDRDATLFRSWAMHTGRYHPGKDKPDPKTWKANFRCALNSLSDICELREHSRKRGSNAYRVYRMMPSTQTHRRRRGLRLISRPRERQASLGDDTHTTHAWQPTTTRPISDTPQKVETHAEDIFGNAQTHGMWEAKPEDQEQNEAVFKLMDHLSNTDVWNQTGEQRGWRTHTLWDHWHCAGDDNPYSLHTENYSDLFGPNYIKELSDWSTHQQTLMP from the exons ATGCAACAACCAGGCCGGCTGAGGCTGAGGCCGTGGCTGGAGGAGCAGATTCAGTCTGGGAGGTATCCAGGAGTTAGCTGGCTGGACCAG TCAGCACGGATCTTTCAAATCCCGTGGAAACATGCCGCTCGTCATGGATGGAGTATTGACCGAGATGCTACACTCTTCAGGAGTTGGGCCATGCACACTG GACGATATCATCCAGGCAAAGACAAGCCAGATCCCAAGACATGGAAGGCAAATTTCCGCTGTGCCTTGAATTCTCTGTCTGACATCTGTGAGCTGCGGGAGCACAGCAGGAAGAGAGGCAGCAATGCCTACAGAGTCTACAGGATGATGcccagcacacaaacacacagacgcagGAGAG GGTTGAGGTTGATAAGCAGGCCTCGAGAAAGACAGGCGAGTTTAGGTGATGATACACACACCACGCATGCCTGGCAACCCACAACAACAAGACCCATTTCAGACACACCACAGAAGGTGGAGACCCATGCAGAGGACATATTTGGTAATGCCCAAACGCATG gtATGTGGGAGGCCAAACCAGAGGACCAGGAGCAGAATGAGGCTGTATTTAAG TTGATGGACCACTTAAGCAACACTGATGTCTGGAACCAGACTGGGGAGCAGAGAGgatggagaacacacacactgtgggaCCACTGGCACT GTGCTGGTGATGATAACCCGTATTCTCTGCACACAGAGAACTACAGTGATCTGTTTGGTCCAAACTACATCAAGgagctctctgattggtccacaCATCAGCAAACACTCATGCCGTAG